In Roseimicrobium gellanilyticum, one genomic interval encodes:
- a CDS encoding sugar phosphate isomerase/epimerase family protein → MRRRDFLKSASATALAASSFSQGAEEQKKCKLLGIGACDWTLKLTAKTESLDLAKRIGLDGVQVDFGGEVHPNGKLPLHDEKLQDAFLAKSAETGVKVPSLALGVLNRVAYKNDDNARQWVLDSAPVAKRLKTPVVLLAFFGNGDLRNDEPGIEAVIARLKDLAPRAEEAGIVYGIESWLKAPVLERILDAVKSPSVKVYYDVGNMHKESEDIHAAVRRLGRERICEFHAKDYDDLYGKGSIDFAKVRADMDVIGYTGWMHIEGVKIPNGVEQDIRYDLEHLRKVFA, encoded by the coding sequence ATGAGACGCCGTGACTTTCTGAAATCCGCCTCCGCAACTGCGCTGGCCGCAAGTTCCTTTTCACAAGGCGCGGAAGAGCAGAAGAAATGCAAACTCCTCGGCATCGGTGCCTGTGACTGGACACTGAAACTCACCGCGAAGACCGAGTCGCTCGATCTCGCCAAGCGCATCGGCCTTGATGGCGTGCAGGTGGACTTCGGCGGTGAGGTGCACCCAAATGGCAAACTTCCCCTGCACGATGAAAAACTGCAGGACGCCTTCCTTGCCAAATCTGCTGAGACCGGCGTGAAGGTCCCGTCCCTTGCGCTTGGCGTGCTGAATCGCGTCGCCTACAAGAATGACGACAACGCCAGGCAGTGGGTGCTGGACAGCGCGCCGGTCGCAAAGCGCCTGAAGACGCCCGTGGTTTTGCTCGCCTTCTTCGGAAATGGGGACCTGCGCAATGATGAGCCCGGCATTGAGGCCGTGATCGCACGGCTGAAGGATCTCGCGCCACGCGCCGAAGAGGCGGGCATTGTGTACGGCATCGAATCCTGGCTCAAAGCGCCCGTGCTGGAGCGCATCCTGGATGCGGTGAAGTCTCCCTCCGTCAAGGTGTACTATGATGTGGGAAACATGCACAAGGAGTCGGAGGACATCCACGCCGCCGTGCGTCGTCTCGGTCGCGAGCGTATCTGCGAATTCCACGCCAAGGATTATGACGATCTCTACGGGAAAGGTTCCATCGACTTCGCCAAGGTGCGGGCGGATATGGACGTCATCGGGTACACCGGCTGGATGCACATTGAGGGCGTGAAAATCCCCAATGGCGTGGAACAGGACATCAGGTATGATTTAGAACACTTGCGCAAAGTCTTTGCTTAA